A portion of the Myxococcus stipitatus genome contains these proteins:
- a CDS encoding ABC transporter permease has protein sequence METFLQDLRHASRSLRKSPGFALVAVLALALGIGGNTAVFSVVNGVLLRPPPFEAPEQLVDVSNDFAKAKRFGLSSSVVEYREYRDLTRAFSSVAAFTDDDMTLTGVDTPQHLRVLEATASFLPTLGVTPSLGRNFTEEEETPGRDRVVLLTHQTWRTYFSQDPGVLGRTLQLDGVPYTVVGVLPRGVVYPAGMDLYRPFAPSPDLAGEEKRETRFLDVMARMKPGVTLESARKDLARVSAELAESHPKYASSQRTIGVASLEDEVVGDVKGTLWLLLGAVGFVLLVACSSVANLLLARAASREREVSIRAALGAGRWRLMAQFLTESLVLSVVGGGLGLLLALWGTDALLALVGEGLPRAAEVRLDWRSLAFTMGVSLLSGVLFGLVPALQASRADLNAAMREGSRGTGGRRSGKLRSGLVVGQVALALVLLVGAGLFGKSLVALLSQDAGFDPEGVLTAQLSLPETTHGTAERQVAFQRQLLEKLQALPGVESVGLTNLLPLGRSMTSGFAIEGRTKGPDEIWPAVQFRTVSPDYLRALRVRLREGRMLESTDGPGAAWAVVINQRFAELYWPQGNALGQRLRLNWPDAQWATVVGIVDDAREWALDKPMVPIAYYSLEQLGGTNLALAVRVKSGSPDSLRVAVEGALRSVDADVPLFGVAPLSRLVDDSIGTRRLSALLMGLFAGTALLLAALGLAGVIGYSVAQRTREMGIRMALGAARGDVLALVLRQGMGLAGLGVAVGLGLSLALAHLLRALLYGVTAYDPWTFVGVAALLSGVALLATWLPARRATRVDPIIALRAE, from the coding sequence ATGGAAACCTTCCTCCAAGACCTCCGTCACGCCTCGCGCTCGCTGCGCAAGAGCCCGGGCTTCGCGCTGGTGGCGGTGCTGGCGCTCGCGCTGGGCATCGGCGGGAACACGGCCGTCTTCAGTGTCGTCAACGGGGTGCTCCTCCGGCCGCCGCCCTTCGAGGCGCCGGAGCAGCTGGTGGACGTGTCCAACGACTTCGCGAAGGCGAAGCGCTTCGGGTTGTCCTCGTCGGTGGTGGAGTACCGCGAGTACCGCGACCTGACGCGGGCCTTCTCCTCGGTGGCGGCCTTCACCGACGACGACATGACGCTGACGGGCGTGGACACGCCCCAGCACCTGCGCGTGCTGGAGGCCACGGCCTCCTTCCTGCCTACCCTGGGCGTCACGCCGTCCCTGGGGCGCAACTTCACGGAGGAGGAGGAGACGCCGGGCCGCGACCGCGTGGTGCTGCTCACGCACCAGACCTGGCGGACGTACTTCTCGCAGGATCCGGGCGTGCTCGGGCGCACGCTCCAGCTGGATGGCGTGCCCTACACCGTGGTGGGCGTGCTGCCGCGCGGCGTGGTGTATCCGGCGGGGATGGACCTCTATCGGCCCTTCGCGCCCTCGCCAGACCTCGCGGGCGAGGAGAAGCGGGAGACGCGCTTCCTGGACGTGATGGCCCGGATGAAGCCGGGCGTGACGCTGGAGTCCGCGCGGAAGGACCTGGCGCGCGTGTCCGCGGAGCTGGCGGAGAGCCATCCGAAGTACGCCTCCTCGCAGCGCACCATCGGCGTGGCGTCCCTCGAGGACGAGGTGGTGGGTGACGTGAAGGGGACGCTGTGGCTCCTGCTGGGAGCGGTGGGGTTCGTGCTGCTGGTGGCGTGCAGCAGCGTGGCGAACCTGCTGTTGGCGAGGGCGGCGTCGAGGGAGCGGGAGGTGTCGATTCGAGCGGCGCTGGGGGCGGGGCGGTGGCGGTTGATGGCGCAGTTCCTGACGGAGAGCCTGGTGCTGTCGGTGGTGGGAGGAGGGCTGGGGCTGCTGCTGGCGCTGTGGGGGACGGACGCGTTGCTGGCGCTGGTGGGGGAGGGGTTGCCGAGGGCGGCGGAGGTGAGGCTGGACTGGCGCTCGCTGGCGTTCACGATGGGGGTGAGCCTGTTGTCGGGCGTGTTGTTCGGGCTGGTGCCGGCGCTGCAGGCGAGCCGCGCGGACTTGAACGCGGCGATGAGGGAGGGCTCGAGAGGGACGGGAGGGAGGCGGTCGGGGAAGCTGCGCTCGGGGCTGGTGGTGGGGCAGGTGGCGTTGGCGCTGGTGCTGCTGGTGGGGGCGGGGCTGTTCGGCAAGAGCCTGGTGGCGTTGTTGTCGCAGGACGCGGGCTTCGACCCCGAGGGCGTGCTCACCGCGCAGCTCTCCCTGCCGGAGACGACCCATGGCACGGCGGAGCGGCAGGTCGCCTTCCAGCGTCAGCTGTTGGAGAAGCTCCAGGCATTGCCTGGCGTGGAGTCCGTGGGGCTCACCAACCTGCTGCCGTTGGGGCGCTCGATGACCTCCGGCTTCGCCATCGAGGGCCGGACGAAGGGGCCCGACGAGATATGGCCGGCGGTGCAGTTCCGGACCGTCAGCCCCGACTACCTGCGCGCGCTGCGTGTGCGGCTGCGCGAGGGGCGGATGCTGGAGTCGACGGACGGCCCCGGCGCCGCGTGGGCGGTGGTCATCAACCAGCGCTTCGCGGAGCTGTACTGGCCCCAGGGCAACGCGCTGGGCCAGCGCTTGCGGTTGAACTGGCCGGACGCGCAGTGGGCCACGGTGGTGGGAATCGTGGACGACGCGCGGGAGTGGGCCCTGGACAAGCCGATGGTGCCCATCGCGTACTATTCGCTCGAGCAGCTCGGCGGGACGAACCTGGCGCTCGCTGTGAGGGTGAAGTCGGGGAGCCCCGACTCCCTCCGCGTGGCGGTGGAGGGCGCGCTGCGCAGCGTGGACGCAGACGTGCCGCTGTTCGGCGTGGCGCCGCTGTCGCGGCTGGTGGATGACTCCATCGGAACCCGGCGCCTGTCCGCGCTGTTGATGGGGCTGTTCGCGGGCACCGCGCTGCTGCTGGCGGCGTTGGGGCTGGCGGGCGTCATCGGCTACTCGGTGGCGCAGCGCACGCGGGAGATGGGCATCCGCATGGCGCTGGGCGCGGCCCGTGGAGACGTGCTGGCGTTGGTGCTCCGCCAGGGAATGGGCCTCGCGGGGCTGGGCGTGGCGGTGGGATTGGGGCTGTCCCTGGCGCTGGCGCACCTGCTGCGCGCGCTGCTGTACGGCGTGACGGCGTATGACCCGTGGACCTTCGTCGGCGTGGCGGCGCTGCTGAGCGGCGTGGCGTTGCTGGCGACGTGGCTGCCGGCGCGGCGGGCCACGCGCGTGGACCCCATCATCGCGCTGCGAGCGGAGTAG
- a CDS encoding ABC transporter ATP-binding protein: MTTSTAETPAVEQDAAVLAGAPKVDAGKSLIQLEGLTKVFETEEVETHALSNIHLTIRQNEWVAIVGPSGSGKSTLLAVLGLLDTTTRGTYLLDGKSVLDLSAADRALVRNRHIGFIFQSFNLIGDLTVFENVELPLTYRGMPAAERKQRVERALEKVGMAHRARHMPGQLSGGQQQRVAVARAVAGDPLILLADEPTGNLDSKNGEAVMQLLSELHKAGATICMVTHDPAHARTATRTVSLFDGRIVQDEQRR, encoded by the coding sequence CGGTGGAGCAGGACGCGGCGGTGCTGGCGGGAGCGCCCAAGGTGGACGCGGGCAAGTCCCTCATCCAGCTCGAGGGGCTCACCAAGGTCTTCGAGACCGAGGAGGTGGAGACGCACGCGCTCTCCAACATCCACCTCACCATCCGGCAGAACGAGTGGGTGGCCATCGTGGGCCCGTCCGGCTCCGGCAAGTCCACGCTGCTGGCGGTGCTGGGCCTGCTCGACACGACGACGCGCGGCACCTACCTGCTGGACGGCAAGAGCGTGTTGGATTTGTCGGCGGCGGACCGGGCGCTGGTGCGCAACCGGCACATCGGCTTCATCTTCCAGAGCTTCAACCTCATCGGCGACCTGACGGTGTTCGAGAACGTGGAGCTGCCCCTGACGTACCGGGGCATGCCCGCCGCCGAGCGCAAGCAGCGGGTGGAGCGCGCGCTGGAGAAGGTGGGCATGGCGCACCGGGCGCGGCACATGCCGGGGCAGCTGTCCGGCGGTCAGCAGCAGCGCGTCGCCGTGGCGCGCGCGGTGGCGGGGGACCCGCTCATCCTCCTGGCCGACGAGCCCACCGGTAACCTCGATTCGAAGAACGGCGAGGCGGTGATGCAGCTCTTGTCGGAGCTGCACAAGGCGGGCGCCACCATCTGCATGGTGACGCACGACCCGGCGCACGCCCGCACCGCCACGCGCACCGTCAGCCTCTTCGACGGCCGCATCGTGCAGGACGAGCAGCGCCGCTGA